The window GTGACACCATGAACAATCCGGTCCCCGATCCACCCAGCCAGGCCACCCACCGCCGCATCACGGCGATCCTGCAACAGGCCAACGCCGACCTCCTGCAAGTCATCAACAGCCAGCCCAAAGAACCGCCGCTGCTCCGGGCCCTGAAGGAAACCGCCGCCCGCCCCGGCAACCTGCGCGACGGCCGCCATCGTTCGCTGTTCGACGTCAAGGCTGGCATCAATGCCGAAACCACCCTCAACCATGTGTCGCTGCTGCTGCGCTGCGCCGAAGAAGTCTCCGATGAAATCACCGAACAGGGCAGCGGCATCGAACGCGGGCTGATCTGGTCGATGGTGCATTCGGTGGAAATGGCCCGGGCGCTGGTGGAAGCGTTGCTGGAAGGCTCACAACCGGCTTGCACGCAGGCCTGAACGAAAAGAGGCGGCCATCGATCGGGAGACACCTCACTCTCCCGATCGATGCTGCTACGCTATACACGTATAGCAAATCACTGCGGAGCTCACGACATGCTCGCTATCCGTCTGCCTCAAGACATTGAAAATCGCTTGGAAGCCCTTGCTGCCGCGACTGGACGCACCAAGACATTCTATGCCCGGCAAGCCATTCTCGAGCATATCGACAACCTCGAGGACATCTACCTGGCTGAACAGCGCCTGGCGGACGTCCGCGCCGGTCGAAGCAAGACCATGACCCTGGAAGAGCTGGAACAACAGTATGGCGTGGAGGATTGAATTCGAATCGTCGGCTGCCAAAGAGTTGGGCAAGCTCGATAAACAGACCGCACTACGAATTCTGAAATTCCTGAGGGAGCGCCTTGCGGCACTGGAGGACCCTCGCAGTATCGGCGAAGCCCTCAAGGGCTCGAAGCTGGGTCAGTTCTGGAAGTATCGGGTCGGGGATTACCGCATCATCGCCAACATACAGGACGAAGTCGTCAGTATCCTCATTGTTCGCGTCGGCAATCGACGGGATGTCTACAAACACTAGCGGCCCGTGCCACGGGCTCCCTGCCCCGCAGCGGCACGCAACTTGCTCGATTCCCACACCTCCCAAGGCCGGAATCGAGCATGCTCCACTCGCACCTGACCACTCTCAACGCCGTCTCCCTGGTGCTCAACACCTTCCGCGAACAGGGCCTGCCCGCCGACACGCTGCTGGCCGGCAGCGGCATCAGCGCCGCCGACCTGAGCCGCGCCGACACCCGCATCACCACCAACCAGGAGATGCAGGTCTGCGCCAATGCCGTGGCCCTGCGTCGGGAAATCGGCCTGGAACTGGGCCGGCGCATGCACGTGTCGTCCTACGGCATGCTCGGTTACGCCCTGCTCACCAGTGCCACCTTCGGTGACGCCTTGCGCCTGGCCCTGCGTTATCCGGCGCTATTGGGAACACTCTTCGAACTGAGCCTGGAGCAAGACGGCGAGCGCATCTGGTTCACCGCCGGGGACTATCGGGAAAACCCGGTGCTGGCGACGTTCAACGTCGAGTTCTGCCTGGTCTCGCTGAAAGTCATCTGCGACGACCTGCTTGGCCGACCGCTGCCACTGCTGGCCGCGCGCTTCGAACATGATGCGCCGGACTACCAGGCCGACTACGCCAGGAGCTTCGACTGCCCGCTGCAATTCTCCGCCACCCGCAACGCCTTCGCCTTCGACCGCGCCTGGCTGGACCAGCCGTTGCCGCTGGCCGACCCGATCACCCACCAGGCCATGACCGAGCGCTGCCGCAAGCAGAACCTGGAGTTCACCGGCCGCCAGGCCTGGCTGGGACGGATCCGCCAGTTGCTCGCTGCCCAACTGCATACCGCCCCCGGCCTGGAAGGCCTGGCCGAACAGATGAACTGCTCGGCGCGGACCCTGCGCCGACACCTGCGCGACCTCGGCTGCAGCTACCAGGAACTGCTCGACGAGCTACGCTTCGAGCGGGCCAAGCAATTGCTGGCCGAGGACCAGTGGCCGATCCACCGGATCGCCGATGAACTGGGCTTCAGCGAAACCGCCAGCTTCCGCCATGCCTTCGTGCGCTGGAGTGGCGTCAGCCCGAGCCAGTTCCGCCCCTGAGCGTTCGTGCCACCCAACGGTGCGTCGTTGCCTCATTCAGGGGCGAAATCAGGACAGAGGTTTTGGCCACATCGATCCCCTTTTGGCCGCTCCTGCCGTTCTCCGAAGCGCGTCGGACATCAAGAATGAGTCCACGTCCACGCCAACGGAGAACAATAAATGCTGACGGTCTACTCAGACGATCATCACCTGCACCACGGCCGCTGCGAGCTGATCGACGGGCAACTGATGCCCTGCTTCGAAATGCCCTCGCGCGCCGACCACGTGCTCGCCAGCGTCCGCCACCAGGCCCTGGGGCCGGTGCGTGAGCCCGAGGACTTCGGCCTCGAGCCGATCCGCCGCATCCA of the Pseudomonas vanderleydeniana genome contains:
- a CDS encoding type II toxin-antitoxin system RelE family toxin, which translates into the protein MAWRIEFESSAAKELGKLDKQTALRILKFLRERLAALEDPRSIGEALKGSKLGQFWKYRVGDYRIIANIQDEVVSILIVRVGNRRDVYKH
- the relB gene encoding type II toxin-antitoxin system RelB family antitoxin, yielding MLAIRLPQDIENRLEALAAATGRTKTFYARQAILEHIDNLEDIYLAEQRLADVRAGRSKTMTLEELEQQYGVED
- a CDS encoding AraC family transcriptional regulator produces the protein MLHSHLTTLNAVSLVLNTFREQGLPADTLLAGSGISAADLSRADTRITTNQEMQVCANAVALRREIGLELGRRMHVSSYGMLGYALLTSATFGDALRLALRYPALLGTLFELSLEQDGERIWFTAGDYRENPVLATFNVEFCLVSLKVICDDLLGRPLPLLAARFEHDAPDYQADYARSFDCPLQFSATRNAFAFDRAWLDQPLPLADPITHQAMTERCRKQNLEFTGRQAWLGRIRQLLAAQLHTAPGLEGLAEQMNCSARTLRRHLRDLGCSYQELLDELRFERAKQLLAEDQWPIHRIADELGFSETASFRHAFVRWSGVSPSQFRP